One part of the Granulicella arctica genome encodes these proteins:
- a CDS encoding MerR family transcriptional regulator, translated as MAQHGTDRTAAPKQRSLSAIPDKLYFRIGEVAKLCAVPAYVLRFWESEFPQLKPNKGGTGQRLYRRRDVEMALHIKTLLYDEGFTIPGARQTLKTEHRQKEPQLSLAIVEGEAAPNPKTDAKSLRRLQKEMRELLNLLSATPAKRAVHPIRPVRSAKVVTPAPSSDDLFD; from the coding sequence ATGGCACAGCACGGAACAGATCGAACCGCCGCTCCTAAGCAGCGAAGCCTATCGGCGATTCCGGATAAGCTGTACTTCCGGATCGGCGAGGTGGCGAAGCTCTGCGCGGTTCCGGCGTATGTGCTGCGGTTTTGGGAGAGCGAGTTTCCGCAGCTCAAGCCGAATAAGGGTGGCACGGGGCAGCGGCTTTATCGACGGCGCGATGTGGAGATGGCGCTGCACATCAAGACGCTTCTCTACGATGAGGGGTTCACGATTCCCGGTGCTCGGCAGACGCTGAAGACGGAACATCGGCAGAAGGAGCCGCAGCTTTCGCTGGCGATTGTGGAGGGCGAGGCTGCTCCGAATCCGAAGACAGATGCGAAGAGCCTGCGGCGGTTGCAGAAGGAGATGCGGGAGCTGCTGAACCTGCTCTCGGCGACTCCGGCGAAACGGGCGGTGCATCCGATACGGCCTGTGCGGAGTGCGAAGGTCGTGACGCCTGCTCCCAGCTCGGACGACCTGTTCGATTGA